GCGAGATCATTTCGGTCCCTCAGACTCAACACCTGACATGACTAACACAAATCAAGAACTGTCATATAAGGTCATTTCATAACTGCAGGTACATTCCATGTCAGCGGGGCATATTTTTGATATACAGTCATCAAACAGTACGAAATTATATTTCGCCCAATCACACCACTACATGTGGAAAAGGCCATATCCTATCTTATGTTACaaattttgtaaagttgctcaTTGTATTCTGCATTTAAGcatgaaaataattaaaataatttcattgtttttattcaatAATATTAGATAATCAAGACATTGGGCATGTTCTTTAAAAATACGTTTTTACTGTGACATAAGCCtcacaatgtttttaaaacatcatcTGATAAAATAAACTATATGCATATTTATGCATCAAAAATGTCTACCAAGTTACTGTCAACTGTGTTACCCAGTAAAGGTAAAAATATGagataaaggtaaaaaaaatccagaacCAAAAAACCCTAAAATGGATAACAGTATACAAAATCATCCTTCATTCTACTCCGTCCAAAAACAGTCGGTAATAGTATGTCATTATAAATCATTCCATCTTACATGTCTGACTCTGTCTAGTTCATCCTCCAGATGTTGGTTATGTTGGCTCAGCGCCTCCACCATGGTCTTCAACTCGGTGCATTTGTCCCCCAGTGAATCATGCTCTGACTGGGCCGCAACTCTCCATACCTGAAACTCTTTCTCCAGGAGCCTGCTCATCACATGAACCCAACAAATACAGACACAAGAATATAAGAAACggttgaaaaaaatgaaatgacattttattaactCAGACTTGCATGACTTTCTGCCTAAGGACGACTCACCACTTGTCTCTCTGCATCTCTCTCATGGCTTTCTGGGTAACACTGAGGTCTTTTTGGAGAATAGACGTTTCTTTCTATAACAGAAAACATATCCACGTTGTCAAACTCTAAAAAGAAAAGCATGTAATGTACTCTGAGATGATGGAGGTAGGATACCTGAACTGTCTCTGTGTCTTCAGTCTGCAGACTTTTAGACTAGACTGTAAGCACAACAGGGGCAGCGGTCACGCCTGATTCAGATCCTCCTGGTGTGTCTGGAGCTTCTACTGGCTGCTGAACTGGAGTAGGTGCACTGAAGAGATGCAGAGATACATGCAATTATCGTATGTTTAATATTTCCTGCACACAGACGAATATACAAATGCAAAATCTTTACATGTATTGCAGCTCAGCGCTGGATCCTGCTCTCAGAGCTCTCTGTGTCCTCTCTGCGTCTCTCCGGGTGTGATGTCGAGGAAGCAAAGCACGTCGAGCACTGGAGGCCAGTGATGTCACTGACTCTTTCCATGACGGctgaacaaaacacaacacacattctACATTGCAGTTAAAGAATATATTAATACAACTAttcaatagttcacccaaaataggAAAATTCTGCCTTCGTTTACGCTCTTTTAAACCATGACGTTTTTGTTCATATAGTCAAATCATCGGGGCAACCAAAACAACATTGCTTTTCATTGTGTGAAGAACTACACAGacattttgaatgttttatttaccgtttagcaaATGAAAGATATGCATGTTTTTGAAACTACAGGGTTCTATTGCTTTAGGATAATATGTATGTTCAATTTTTTACATGTATGTAATGTGCTTTTTAGAGAGCAAACCTGTGTGCAGTATTCCAGTATGGGATGGGAGGGTTTGTGCTTCTTGCTGCCTCTCTAGGTTAAAAAGCAGCTCTGGCAGAGATGTGTGTTCAGACACTTCAGACAGCGATACCTGAGGAGAGGCTATGTAAGACTTCATTCACTTGAATTGAGAATGACGTCTGAATTTGGATCTGAGTACAGTATAATTAACATGGAATTAAGTTTATACaactgtcatttttaaaaatacattccaTTAGTCAGTATAACTTTACCACCAACATTTTCCCAATAACATAAACAAGTcaccataaaatgaaaaatgaaccaTTATTTTCTATGGAATAATgctgtttattataaatgagcTATCCTTGCAGGCCATTCTGTTTCATTATTCACGTGCCTGCATATTTAGAGACTACTTCAGTTTTGCATGTATTTtgaccattccagtccagtccagtgtctgttgaatttcaacagaaacaaatttTAGGAGTgacatattaaagggatacttcacccaaaaatgtcaattctgtcatcatttactcaccttcgagttgttccaaatctgtataaatttctttgttctgatgaacacagagaaagatatttggaagaatgcttataatcagacagattttgccccccattgactatcatagtagaaaaaatacaataatagtcaaaagtgccccaaaactgtttgctgtcctacattcttcaaaatgtcttcttttgtgttcaacagaacaaaaaaataattgcagattttttcctactatggtagtcaacagggggaaaaatctgtctggttacaagcattcttccaaatatcttcctctgtgttcatcagaacaaataaatgtatacagatttggaacaactcgaaggtgagtaaatgacagaattttcatttttgggtgaagtatccctttaaataaaaatctggCTCATTccatcatacagtatattcatataaaacattagtattgtgttgtttaaacatgaatatgaacttgttttctttgcataaATCAAGATCTGAAACATTACATTGTTTTgctattttgaccagtttgtcctgTTCGAATTTTctacaaatgcaaataaaaaacaatattttgatttggaattcggtagaaatgttgtcactggttcacagaataaaacaaaatgagtTTACCTAAATGTGTACCTATACATAGTAAATTCAGATACGCTGAACATCATTTTAAAGTGatcttttacttttttctgtggctgtatacgTCAACGTTTGGAAGAAAAAACCAGCGCAACTTCCATTTCATGCCGACTTGCCTCAACGTTCAAATGCCAAAACACCTAATTGCGCACTGATCATttacttacagtatatataccgAACGTTTTAGCAATATGTATTTTGGATATAGTTACAAAAAATACACTTTGTGGTTTTGGTTGTCAAAAGGAAAACCTCTCCCACATACCTGAGGCCAGTGATGGGAAATGCTTTACATGTGTGACAGCGAACTCTATGATGTACAGTCTCACTCACTGAGAGTCTGTAAAGAGTGGAGAGCCACAACAACAGACGAGGTTCTGACTGTAGCCAGCTGAGAAAATGTTCTTCGGTCACACTTACATCGATTACCTGAGagaaaaaacaaactaaaagtccGTTTTGAGGATGTTTACAGTACATGGGAATAAACAAGGGTGATGTAGCCTAGTGGTGTTAAAAGAACGGTTTGAAGAGTTGGAGGAGAAATTAATGCTTCGGTAATACGTGTACTGTAAGTGTATTAAAATATCAGCAAAATGACTCATATTAATGAGATGTTTATAGAAaatactagagatgcaccgactgcaattttctttgccgattccgatttccgattttatttcaagtgaaacctgccgattccgatttttgctgattccgattttctatccacaaactataattgacagtatactgtatataaataataataacttttcaatacacattttttttattttcattgaataaatgattgaacattacaatttccccaaatttccctaaatgcagttctccaagctgcattaaattacagaatcttctctttcccaaacaactctgtgactgaaaagaagtaaaaataataaaatataactaaacatatcacttaatttacctttttcatttttgtactcatctcacaaaagtctaagataacaataaaatacttcaactttattctcgtctgtttccgtttatgaaactaacattgctttatttcatttattctgaaatgtaaaataaattgtctttatcttgggtctgtagtattaaaagaagtgggttgatttttgctgcaacttcaataaaaaagttaaaaatcttatgagtgaattctactgttttttgtgttagtaaagaactcaatcacatatattggttgatttattcatttttttatattttggatttttaaaaacaagtagaagtcgtgttgaatgtcattttacctaggtgaaatgaccacagttttaacgtaagacaaggaatcgggatgaatggaatttacgtttgttttacacagagtgaaccaCTTCAATAtcagtttagcatgtgtcagagtttagcatgatgctaatagcatcactgttagcatacatactcCATGTATacagagcagcgagagatgaactacagtctgtacagtacatgatgcgtgtgcacgcgcgagcagtcagcggacatgagagatgcgcgtcagtcagcagagaccgGTACCGgtggacacacatgcgagtataaacgagccatGAAAGACAagctgtgcgcgcgcacgtttacatgtttacttgcggctttgagtgtactgacggctgtgacgttcttgcccgcatcacgagcaacagaagatcggcttggaatcggcgagacgtgagactgaccggccggtcaccggtcgatcatacgaaaaaccggccgattccgatctctgtCCGGTCAATCGGTACACCTCTAGAAAATACTGTACCCCATTAAAACAGGAGGCCACTGCAGTATCAACATGACCAAACACATGGTTCTCTTGAACCGCTGCTGGAACCTAAACACACAAACGTTAGTTAGAAATTGGCTGAAATATTTGTTAGGGACTCTAATTCATTTGTCTTTTTCACCTGACTGAGGTCATCCAGCAAGACTCTGAGTCCAGTTCGACTGATAGTGCCACTGTCACTATCCTGATTCCCAATGTACTGGAACAAATCTATGAAGACACAACCCGTGATTAAAAAATTACAGTCCCTATTAAATCTCTTGTATGTATACAAAAAAGCTCAAGGTTTGCATCCTAGAAGAGAGAAATTGTCAATTTGAAAAACGTAAATCTACTAAAACTTCATTTGAGCATATAGACAGATAATACAGCTTATAAAGCTTGACAATGGTGGATATAACCTCACAAAAAcagtgtgcgtatgtgtgtaaTAAACATCATTGTGTAAGTAAACATGGTACAGACCTCTATGTTTAGCTGTAAGAGTGTCTCCAGAAAGAGCGATCAATGCCGCCTCCACTGACCGGAGCAGGATAACACCAGTCTGCTCTCTAACAGAAAAACCTAaagttacacacaaacacacaaatgcaaagACACGTCATGTTGAATCGGTTGTCATCATCACTCACCTGTCAAACAGCTTAAAGAGGAGTCTGGTGGTTTGATCTGTGGCTTCACGTACGGCTTGACCAGATAGTTCCTCtgaaatgttctgaaataaccGTTGAAGACTCTGTTGTACATCCTCCTGAGAAAGTCTAACCATTGGATCTCCAGATCTGTTTAGAGTATTTAAAACTGGATGCAGATGCTGCAGTGTCACCAGGTGCACTGACACGCAAGTTTGATAAGAAACACACAAGATATatgttataattttataatgtcCTTACTACAGCTAAAGAAGAGAACGTGCAGGAAATGTGTATTTGgcagaaacacaaacactgaaCGACTCACTTTGACACAGTTTCTGTAATGAGCGGAGCTTCAGTGCAGCGCGATACACCACAGGACGAACCTCATTCAGACCTAATATGGAAGAAATAGATAAACTGATATATAAAACCgaccataaataaacaaacaaacaaacaaacaaacaaacagaaggtTAATTGTAAGTGCATTACAAACAGGATCTTTAAAAAGTGTGCtctgaaaatatgaaaaaataattttgaaaatgATAGCACTGACCTGCATTTGATATACAGTGCATGCACAAAATGCAGACAACAAAAATTTAATGAGAAGATAAAGAATGCCCTCAtaatcaaacaaaaaacaacacaacaccagTTTGGTAATGCATCAGTGCTGAAAGAATTCTATCAGGggtttaatatgaaaaaattaaacataGACTTACCAATGTAATGCAGCTCCATAACAGTCAAGATCCTGAAACGGGTTATCATCCTTTTTAATACAACGtatttgtcaagccaacatcaACAACATCTGCCTTTCTTACATATTACGTTACATGAATTATTATAATGCAATCGATTATTGtcacatttacaaaaagaaCAAATGTGCTGCTTACCTAAACCTTATGGCAAAGAACTCTTTTTTTTGCGTCTTGTTACCAGCAGGACTTATTTTCTAAACTTGCATACACAAGCTGACACATTAACCTGGTTTGTATTACttattgtaaataatgtatGAACACAGAGGTTTTATTTCACGCAGTCCATGTCAACACTGTAGGTTAATATTAGGCTACTGACTCTTTGTATATAGGCTTTACCTACAgtattcacaaataaatatgacATAAGACAACAAACTGTTACAGAACATCAGTTTAGTGCTGGAAAGAACAGCTAAAATGATCTTGATCCAAAACATCCCGAAACTAAAACGCATATTAGAAACTCTTCTGAATTTCAACATTATAGGAGTATTTTtagatttcatttttattttgagctCTTATTGGCTGATATTTCTTCATTATTTAGTCCAAGTTTTATACTTAAAATTTTATTCAATAACTAATCTAAACCATATCAGAtatgaaatcttttgaaatttACGGTTCATTTAACACTCATGTAACTTTAATGCACTGAAGATGTCAACAGATTTAGTCCTGATATACAAATGTACAGTAAGAGCATACATACAGCAAGAGGGGATTCTAGAGATGTGACTGGTGCTGTTATAAACTGCCATGATCctaaacatgccaaatattaaACCTTTGTTATTGATGGTCCATATCTCTGAGTGAAAATATAGTTAAACATAAATGTTTGAATTTATAAagtatttaattgtttttgtatttaatttcattgttttttaatgtgttgaGTTGACGTTACCTCTGCATATTAATTAAGAAGATGAATAGAGTGACCATTGATCAAGCAAATCAAGTTTGAGAGCAGTTAAGacaataaacacatttcattttaaattagtAATGCcaactaaaaataacaaatgctTTTATAATGCTTTTAACCTGTTgcgtaaagggatagttcacccaaaaatgaaaattctgtcatcatttactcaccttcagattgttccaaacctgtaaaaatgtctttgttctgctaaacacaaaggacgatatttggaaaaatgtcagtaaccaaacagatctcaccccccattgactcctatagtatttattttccctactatgtcagtaaatgggggatgaacatttgtacaggtttggaacaaccagaattttcatttttcggtgaacggtccctttaaATAATCTATAATGTAGTAATATTACAATCATTAACTCTTTACCTTGTTAATCACAGCAACCAATGAAGCTGATGAGCATCAGCTGAATCAGATAACAGGAAGCTTCAAATGGAAGCCGCAAGCATCTATCAGCCACTGTAGCTTTTCAGAAGGAGCTGTTGTGCTCAAAGTTCAAACAGGTAATTTTACAATAACGTTCCTTCTTCATCTATGTAGTTTGATGTAAACTTGACCTTCTTTATTAATCAATTGAATATCTGATCGTTTGCATTTGTTGATTTTGTTGATTTTAAATCTACAGtatcatgtttttcttaaaaCAAGTCCAGCCCACCTACATTATGTCCATCTGCAACTGACACGTGATATTCTACTGTAAACGCTCACAAATCAACAATGTCCAGTCAGTTCAAGTACACTTGCAACCCAACAATTTCCACAAAAGAAAGCTCTTCCCATCTAAACACCTCATACCAGAGAGTAAGTACAAAAATCTCAAAAGGTGGAAGGGGAAACTCAAATTGCATGTTTGTTGAATGATTGTAAAGTTACAGTAATacaagtttgtttgtttttctctgtgcAGGTGAACATCAAGACGGGGTTAATTCAAAGTCAAAGAAACTTCAGTGCTGACAAAACTGCAACTTTCGAGCCAAACTGTGTGGAATGACAACATTACAATGGGATGCTGGTATttaatctcaaatgtttccattcATCAATCTAAAGGAAGGAGTTTTATCTACACAACAAAAGACACTGAAGTGTCTCCGCTCAATTGCCATGGTGAAACATGCCCGGTAAAACACCACTTCCCACAAACTCGCACTCACTGCAGATATAATTGGCGAACTCTGCAGATCTCTATTAATTAATGTTCCAGTAAATTCTACCACACTGCAGCCTCTAACTCTCACCATACGCCAGGACGTACCTCAAATAACACGATCACCATCTCCTGCACAGTACAAaacctttctttttttttttgtattccaaAATAATTTTACTTCAACACGTTTTTATTGTTGCACTGTTTGTTCACTACTAAAATTGCACAATTTTTACAATCATGAAGGCACTTGTACACACACTGCATGCCTACACATTTATGAGCATCTGCATTTTAAAGACACACTTGCAATGCACACACTTTACTTActaatgtgtgtatgtttacaAACTTGACTGTAAATATTACCTTGAATTATTAAAttgctgtattttatattctgtaCTGTTGTAAAATGTCTAATCTTCACAGCATTTCAATGCACATCTTGTGAATGACAAATAAACTTGAGCATTTCATGCTTAAACGTTCTAGAAGTCCGATTTGACAgtttatatttctgttttatttgtaatcGAAGACCTGAGAGCATTCACATGCAAACGCATTGTATTGACCCAGGCCCGGATTAACACGGCGTAGTGCCCGGCCTAGGGTGACCCTATTTGAAGTGTCCCCCCAACTCGCATGTTAGTGTAACATGAACATATCatactaaatgtttttttccatcaTAAATGGCATGTATGAGGACAACATGCAAAACCATACGTCTAAAAAACATTGCAAACATACCAACAGCTGAATTCAGCACCACAGAGAGCACATCAGTGAAGCACTCacacaatgaactttacaagCATCTCTAACTAACAAACAACAACCAATGTACACAAACGGTGATGTACATAATCCTATGCAGAACAAAATCCACATGGAGATTTAATGTATGTTGTACGGGACCTTAAATTTAGATTAGCTTTCAACAAATTCATTCGGTACAGAGATTTAACTTCAACATATTTTTCTAGTAAACCATCACATATTTGTCCAGAAATAATGGTAATCTTTAGCAGAACATCCTTTTTTCTAGACTTTGTTCATGCAAAATCGTTAATTAAATCCTCAACGTCCATTCCCTTGAATAGTTCGGATTCAATAGCAAGCAGGGAGAGCGCAGACTGCCGCTTCTGTCTCATGGTTGTAATGAGTTCATTCTTTACTCTTTTAAATTGAGAGAACGATCTCTCTCGCCCTCGCAGTTGGTAACGGGAAGGGTTAAGAACAGTCTGAGTGCAACACGtagtaatttagcagacgcttagttttatccaaagcgatttacaaacTGAGAAACAAAATCAATTACAACGCGCACATGGTTACCGCTTTTGCCAACTAATCCCGTCGTACTGGTTGATGCATTCGTTTCGCTGCCTTCTGCTGGTGATGCCGATGTCTTTTCTTCATTTCTATGAAAGAAACTTGATATTGCAGGTAAATTTCGAAGGGTGGCTGTGTGTCGTGATGccttctctttttttaaatttacgtTTTGCACAACCGCTAAAATGATGCCTATCCATTATAAATTGGGGAGCCCTGACTGGGGGAGGGGGAAAATACACTGTGACGTGTACCAATGTCAAttctttatatgtatatattttatattctctctctgtttatattgtaaaattaattttgtcattttgtataTGCATTTCTTCCAGcaaagtaataaaaatattttaaaggtctAGTCATTACCTTAATCACTTGGTGTCCCCTATTGGCTGGTGCCTCAGGGCAATCGCCCAATCCCGTCTATGGATAATCCGGTGTGACCAAAACGTTCAACTGCAGATATGTCTTATTATTTTACGGCATCAAAACTAGGTGCTACAACTGTACTGTACACAACACctctaaatgtgttttaaataacaaacattaACGGTTACTGCAAAGCCATATATTCAATATTACAAAGTGAACAAGTTATGTTCTAACCATGTACCTTTAACGGACattatcttttattattatggatggatggatgtatattttattaatcaGAGGAGAAAACTCTGTCAAAAATCAAAATCAATCTATTTTCAGTCATGACAAATTATTTTCTGTCCTGGAATAATAACGGGGCGTTTTTGTACTCCATGTAGTTACAATAACCGAAGTCGTTTGAGAAATATAAAAGTTTCGTACTTTTATTCTGAATACCCCACCCACTGTCTCCCAACATGGCGGACACGATGATGTATGACAGAAACGGACCATCGTGTGTCGATGTATGTCTACGGAACGCATATATGATAATCTAATCTAAAAACGAGTCTTAATgtattgaattattattaaaatgaatacattctagtttaaatatttcacatttttttaaattaagtttcGATCCACATAACAGAAATCACCTTTACACCACAGACACGGCGAACAACAAAACGCAATTGTTCTTGTAATCGATACAGATGAACATTTATGAAGAAAAAGCGCTTTATTAAAGCAAATAAATTCAGGACTTCTCTCCTCAAAGACGCGAAAACAAACAATTCTCGTGGGAATTGGCCAATC
The Triplophysa rosa linkage group LG7, Trosa_1v2, whole genome shotgun sequence genome window above contains:
- the dytn gene encoding LOW QUALITY PROTEIN: dystrotelin (The sequence of the model RefSeq protein was modified relative to this genomic sequence to represent the inferred CDS: substituted 1 base at 1 genomic stop codon); translation: MQSLSISSILGLNEVRPVVYRAALKLRSLQKLCQMHLVTLQHLHPVLNTLNRSGDPMVRLSQEDVQQSLQRLFQNISEELSGQAVREATDQTTRLLFKLFDREQTGVILLRSVEAALIALSGDTLTAKHRGLYHVYLHNDYIGNQDSDSGTISRTGLRVLLDDLSQVPAAVQENHVFGHVDTAVASCFNGVIDVSVTEEHFLSWLQSEPRLLLWLSTLYRLSVSETVHHRVRCHTCKAFPITGLRYRCLKCLNTHLCQSCFLTXRGSKKHKPSHPILEYCTQPSWKESVTSLASSARRALLPRHHTRRDAERTQRALRAGSSAELQYIAPTPVQQPVEAPDTPGGSESGVTAAPVKETSILQKDLSVTQKAMREMQRDKWLLEKEFQVWRVAAQSEHDSLGDKCTELKTMVEALSQHNQHLEDELDRVRHVLSLRDRNDLAINLDSHVNLPQQDDDHISENEWTPPRDISSEKEELEDERNGHWEHVIDLGSKEVKQGTVYAVSEDICTNLDDTDSVLMQELHTVTEEVEGEGLEEELLHERQDLSVHQPGIYAFALKEHSVSDDSDTEEELCELVQRLRNELSLCTPTGSVCMEKEMLMMAAEGIRDSVSHLVASVSDSLA